GTGGCCAGAAACTTTTTATGGGGCAGGAAAAAGGATCAAAGTTGGTCAGTGCTGATAAATACAGGTTAAATAATACACTGCTCTTCACAGATGGCTAGAGAGTCTGTAAACTATTATCCAGGAATATACAACTGTCCAACACAAACCACTTAGCCAGATCTAAGATAAACTGGCTTCTTGTAACTACCCTGTAAACACTGCAGCCCTTCATCCAAAAATGACCCTAATCTCACATGAAAACAGTCATTAAAGGGAGTCAGAAACTCAgctttgtggccaaaaataaaaaccaaaggaaaaatagcAATTCAGTGGTTAGTTGGTGAAAGCGGGAAAGCTGGTGCCCTTCACTGTGCTGCTTTGCTCTTCTTACTCTTGCTCTTTTTGTCCCTCTTCTTCAGCCCATCCATGTTAGCTCGCAATAGGTTTGAATAAGCCATCTGAAACTTATTCACTTCTTTGGAGCTCACCACAGTGCTGATCTTCTTTTTCCCATCAGTAGCTCTTAACAGACATTTGTTGTCTGAGGGCTCAAAGCCCTCCACAGTACCCTTCCTTGGAATGGGTTTAGTTCGGCCATCATACTTCTTCAGGGTGATGAACACGCTGCCCGACAACCGGCACTTCTGGAAGAGCCTAGTCAGCTCCGTCAGGAACTGTTCACTCTCCAGCAGCACCATCCTGGCGCTGCTGGCTCCGCTCGGTCAGCACAAGCCCCAAGCCGTTGGAGCCGGAAGTTTCACCCGGCCTGGGCGGGACTTCCGCCATTAGGTCAGGAAAAAGGTTTTGATAGTTCCTTGAGGGGTAAGGTGAAATCCTGAGTTCCCGGATGTTCAGTGATATCAAGTTCACAGCTGCTctcaggtgggaggggaggaatcCGGAGTTCCCGGGACTGTGGGAGGAGGGGGCGAGGAACAGAGGGAGTTTCGAAAAGCGAGAAGCAGACGCGATGATGGCTGCCGGGCGCGACCCCCGCGCCCGTCTCCTCAGCTCAGTCATCATGGCGTCTCCTGAGGTTTCGGCTTCTCGGTGCTCAGGACTTGCTGTAatgcagggtttctcaaccttggttTGACTGGCATTTGGGGGCTGGATACTTCTTTGTCGCAGGGGCTCCAGGTATCGAAGAACGTTTAGGAGCATCGCTGACCTCTAACCACTAGATGCTAATAATGGCCCCACCCTCCAGCTATGACAGCCAAGTATATATccgcgtgtgtgtgctaagttgcttcagccgtgtccgactctgagaccccatgggctacagcccgccaggctcctctgtccatgggattctccaggcaagaacactggggtgggttgccatgccctcctccgtgggatcttccagacccagggatcaaacctgcgtcttttctgtctcctatattggcaggcaggttctttaccactagcgaccTGGAAAGCCCAGTGGAAATGGTAGAAGGGGTAAGTTTTGTGTTGGGTGATTATGTCGGCTTGGTAGCACGCCAGCTTGCCTAGGCAGAACCGCCTGCCCCAGAATTCCTTTTCCTGTGGGTTTCTGGTTAGCGTGGGTCCAAGAATTTATGTGGGAGACGTGGGGGGCAGAAGGGAAACAGCAGCTCTCACTGGCTTTGCAGTCCACACACAGATCAGCTGACTCACCCTGTCGGTGTGAACCAGCGGCTGGACCTGCTGCTGGTCTACTGCCTTGAATCCACCTTCAGCATCTTCACCTCTGGGGGCGTgaagccccctggagaagggttctGGCTTCTGAAGGATTCCAGAGTCATTTGTATTAGTCTGCTAGGGGCCGCCATGGGGctacccaggtggcgctaggggcaaagaacccacctgccagtgaaggagccGTTAAGAGACtccagccctgggttgggaaagatcccctggaggagggcatggcaacccactccagtgttcttgcctggagcatcccatggactgaggagcctggcaggctgcggtccatagggtcgcacagagttgggcaccaCTGAAACGACTTAGTACGCAGAAACCCAGGGCTGCCATAATGAAGTACCACAGGCTGGGTGTCTCAAACAACAGATATAATTTCTCCCAGTTCCAGCGGTCAGAGGTCTGAGATCGAGGTGttagcagggttggtttcttctgaggcctgtAAATGGCATCTTCTCTCCACGTGTTCACCTTCTCATCCCTCTGGGTGCGCTTGTGttctaatttcttcttcttatgaggacaccagGTGTATTGGATTAGGGCTCACCTAAGTTAagtattaacttatttaactctTTAAAGATCCTATCTCTAAGTAGAGTCACATTCTGTGATACTGGTGTTTGTTAGGGTTCTATTGAAAAACAGAGCTGATAGGCTATTTATTATCTCTCTACCTACCTATCAtcctatttatatttataatacatactTATCTGCTCTACCTACTTACCTACTCACCTATCTACTTATCTATTATCCTATTTATATTTATGATACATATTTATGTGATCTGTCTTGTGGTATGAGAGGAgtctcctggacagcaaggagatcaaaccagtccatcttaaaggaaatcaaccctaaatatttattggaaggactgatgataaagctgaagctccagtgctttggccacctgatacaaagagtcaactcattggaaaagaccctgatgctgtgaaagactgagggtagAAGAGGggaacagaggttgagatggttagatagcatcaccgactcaacagatacgaatttgagcaaactctaggagatggtgaaggacagggaagcctggcatgctatggtttatggggttacaaacagttggacatgacttagagattgaGCAGCAGCAACAACGACAAGAACAAAATGTGTTGATCTGTTTATCTATCACAACAAATTGACTCCTGCAATTATAAaggctcagtcagtcagttcagtcactcggtcatgtctgactctttgcaaccccaagaaccacagcatgccaggccttcctgtccatcaccagctcccggagtttacccaaactcatgtccatctaacatgatggtgatgccatccaaccatctcatcctctgtcgtccccttctcctcctgccttcaatctttcccaacaccagggtcttttcaaatgagtcagctcttcgcataaggtgaccaaagtattggagcttcaatccttccaatcaacaacagtccttccaatgaatagccaggactgagttcctttaggatggactgcttggatctcctggcagtccaagggactctcaagagtcttctccaacaccacagttcaaaagcatcaattcttctgcgctcagctttctttatagtccaactctcacatccatacatgactattggagaaaccatagatagccttgactagacggacctttgttgacagagtaatgtctctgctttttaatatgctatctaggttggtcataactttccttccaaggagtaagcgtcttttataaAGGCTAAGATGTTTCAATATCTTCCATCTGCGAGCTGGAGACCCAGAGAGTCAGTGGTATGGTCCCAGTTGGAATCTGAAGGTCTGAGAACTTGGGGAGCTGAGGGTGTGAATCTCAGTGCAAGGAAGAAGACTGATGTCGCACCCcatgcaggaggggaagggaataaatcctcctttcctcttctttttgctttattttggccCCAGCACACTGGGTGATGCTCACGCAGGTTGAGGAGAGCCACCTGCTTTGCTGACTCCATCCACCCGAATGCTAATCCTGTGCAGAAACACTCTTACTAAGACACCCAGAAATAAAGGTTAGTCTGGgcacctggtggtccagtcagtACATAAAAGTAATCACCACCTGGGAGTTAGGAGTTCAACACATGAGTTTGGGGAGACAACAGTTCAGCACATAACAATCACGGTCAAAGGCCACAAGAACTGACTCGAGTTTGGTCTGTCCTATGGGCTGTAGTTCATTTATATGGTCTCCACAGGGTCCTTCTATTCCAGCTTATAtcaccttcccctcctgccctgtgGGCTTCAAGTTCTAACATCAGCTGCAAAGATGGAGACTATTTAATCAGTTCTCACAACAGGTCAAATCTCTGTAACCAACACGTCC
This sequence is a window from Odocoileus virginianus isolate 20LAN1187 ecotype Illinois chromosome 6, Ovbor_1.2, whole genome shotgun sequence. Protein-coding genes within it:
- the LOC139035525 gene encoding signal recognition particle 14 kDa protein; protein product: MVLLESEQFLTELTRLFQKCRLSGSVFITLKKYDGRTKPIPRKGTVEGFEPSDNKCLLRATDGKKKISTVVSSKEVNKFQMAYSNLLRANMDGLKKRDKKSKSKKSKAAQ